GATCGGCTTGTCGATCCCGGCCTTCACGCATGCGTCGCGGAAGCGGAAGAAGCTCTCGGCCTCGAAGAAGAACTGGGTCAGCGCCTCCGACGCGCCGGCGTCGAACTTGCGCTTGAGGTACTCGACATCGGCGGTGGCCGAGGGCGCCTCGGGGTGCTTGTCGGGATAGGCGCCGACGCGGATGGTGAAATCGCCGGTCTCGCGCAGCGCCTCGATCAGCTCGATCGACGAGCCGAAACCCTCGGGGTGGGGGGTGAAGCCGCTGGCGCCCTTGGGCGGATCGCCCCGCAGCGCGACGATATCGCTCACGCCCGCCTCGTGGAACTGCCGCGCGATGGCCAGCGTCTCTTCGCGCGTGGCGTCGACGCAGGTCAGGTGCGCGGCCACCTTCAGGCCGGAGTTCTTGTGCAGGGTGGCGACGACGTCACGGGTCAGCTCGCGCGTGGTGCCGCCCGCGCCATAGGTGACCGACACGAAGCGCGGACCGAGCGGCGAGAGCGCCTGCACCGTGTCCCACAGCCGGAAGGTCGCCTCGATGTTGCGCGGCGGGAAGAATTCGAAAGAGATGTCGGGGCGCGTCATGGGCCGGGACTCCAGTTTGGATTTCGGTCCTTGTGACATATGAGCCTTTGTGAGACAAACTCATACTTCTCAAGAACAACATGAGGCGAACACTGGGATGCACATCGAGTTTCGTCATCTGCGCACGATCAAGGCCATTCACGAGGCCGGGGGGCTCGCGCGTGCTGCCGATCAGCTGAACATAACGCAATCGGCGCTGTCCCACCAGATCAAGGGGCTGGAGGACCAGGCCGGCGTCGAACTCTTCGTGCGCCGCTCCAAACCGATGAAGCTTTCCGCCGCCGGGCTGCGCCTGCTGCGGCTCGCCGACCAGGTGCTGCCGCAGGTCGAGGCGGCGATGGCCGAGTTCGACGGGCTGCGCAAGGGCTCGGTCGGGCGGCTGCACATCGCCATCGAGTGCCACGCCTGTTTCGAATGGCTGTTCCCGGTGCTCGAGGGCTTCCGCAAGAGCTGGGGCGAGATCGATGTCGACATCCGTCCGGGGCTCGCCTTCGACGCGCTTCCGGCGCTGGTGAAGGAGGAGGTGGACGTGGTGATCTCGTCCGATCCCGAGGATCTGCCCGGTGTTACCTTCACCCCGCTCTTCGAATATCACCCGGTCTTCGTCGCCGCCGCCTCGCATCCGCTTGCCGGCAAGCCCTGGATCGAGGCGCAGGATTTCCGCGGCGAGACGCTGATCACCTACCCGGTGGACCGCGCGCGGCTCGATATCTTCTCGCAATTGCTGACCCCGGCCAAGGTCGAACCGGCGGCGATTCGCCAAGTCGAACTCACGGCCGTGATTCTGCTATTGGTTGCGTCGAATCGCGGTGTCGCGGTGCTACCCGATTGGGTCGTGCGCGAGGTGAAGTACAATTCCGATTACGTCACGCGGCCGCTGACCGAGGCCGGGATCACCCGGCACCTCTATGCCGCGACGCGCACCGAGGACCTCGACAAGCCCTACATGACCGACCTGATCCGGCTGGCCGGTCAGGAGGCGCGGCGGCTGCAGGCACAGTAGCGCTCAGCGCAAGGGCATACATGGGCCATGGCGCCGGAAGCTCTCACTCCGGCGGGCAGACGGAAACTGCCGGAACCCGACCCCGGGTAGGGGTAGGGTTGTTCGCTATATATTGTTGTTTTTAAATTGTTTTCAGGTCGGACGCCATCATGCGCCCGTCGCGACCTTCCTTGAGCTCGTAGCTCACTTTCTGATTGTCCGCGAGACCTGTGAGGCCCGAGCGTTCGACGGCCGAGATGTGAACGAAAACGTCCTTGCCCCCTTCTTCGGGCGCGATGAAGCCGTAGCCTTTGGTGGTATTGAACCATTTCACGGTGCCGTTCGGCATGTTTCCCGTGCTCCTTCCAACTTTCCTGTTTCTACCCGTAATGCGGGCGCCCCGTCACGTTCGCCTCTCAGGGGGAGGATCGCCTGTCCCGGTGAAAAACGCGGGAAAATCGTGGCTTTCCGGGTCTGATCATCGAAGGTAACGGGGCAAGAGTTGCACGGTGCCTGTAAAAATCAAGAGAAACGCTTCGCACCTGCGGCATTAGGCAATAAATGGTGTCCCGGAAGATCAAGGAGATGGCGGATGCTGATTTACGGGCTCAAGACCTGCGACACGTGCCGGAAGGCGCAGAAGGCGTTGCCGGACGCGGAATTTCGCGATGTCCGCGCGGATGGCGTGCCGGCCGAGGTGATCGCCTCGGCGCTGGCGGAATTCGGCGACAAGCTGGTCAACACCCGCTCGACCACCTGGCGCGAACTCGACGAGGCCGAGCGCGCCCGCCCCGCGCCCGACCTGCTGGCGGCCCACCCGACGCTGATGAAGCGCCCGCTGATCGTCGACGGCGCCACGATGCACCTCGGCTGGACCAAGGACGTCGAGGCAGCGCTGGTGAAATAAGCCCGCGTCGCTCTCGGGCCTCATGGGACCCGAAATGAAAAAGCCCCGGGCAGGTGCCTGGGGCTTTTTCGTTGTCAAGAAGACCGGCTCAGCGCAGGTCGGGGGCGGTGGCGTCCGAGGACAGCGCCGCGACGATCTCGTCGAGGCTCTGCACCGCGGTGTCCTTCTCGCCGAGACGGCGCACGGTGACGGTGCGCTCCTCGACCTCGCGGTGACCCACGGCGAGGATCACCGGCACCTTGCCCACCGAGTGCTCGCGCACCTTGTAGTTGATCTTCTCGTTGCGCGTGTCGGCCTCGGCGCGGACGCCGGCGGCCTTCAGGGCGGCGACGACCTCGAGCACGTAGTCATCCGCCTCGGACGTGATCGAGGCGACCACAACCTGGCGCGGCGCCAGCCAGAAGGGCAGCTTGCCCGCGTGTTCCTCGATCAGGATGCCGATGAAACGCTCGAACGAGCCCAGCACGGCGCGGTGCAGCATGACCGGGCGGTGCTTTTCGCCGTCCTGGCCGATGTAGCTCGCCTCGAGCCGCTCGGGCAGGTTGGGGTCCACCTGCAGCGTGCCGCACTGCCAGTCCCGGCCGATCGCGTCGGTCAGGGTGAACTCGAGCTTGGGACCGTAGAAGGCGCCTTCGCCCTCCTGGATCTCGTACTCGTAGCCCGCCGCGCGGCAGGCGTCGCCAAGCGCCGCCTCGACGCGGTCCCAGCTCTCGTCCGAGCCGATGCGCTTCTCGGGGCGGGTCGAGAGCTTGATCGTCCAGTTCTCGAAGCCAAGGTCGGAGTAGATCGACGCGAGGAACTCGATGAACTTCTTGGTTTCCGTCTCGATCTGCTCGTCGGTGCAGAAGATGTGCGCGTCGTCCTGGGTGAAGCCGCGGACCCGCATGATGCCGTGCAGCGCGCCCGAGGGCTCGTAGCGGTTGCACGAGCCGAACTCGGCCATGCGCAGCGGCAGGTCGCGGTAGGACTTCAGGCCCTGGTTGAACACCTGCACGTGGCAGGGGCAGTTCATCGGCTTGAGCGCGTTGATCGCCTTCTCGCGGGCGTGCTCCTCGTCGACTTCGACGATGAACATGTTTTCCTGGTAGTTGTCCCAGTGACCGGACTTCTCCCAGAGCTTGCGATCGACGACCTGCGGCGTGTTCACCTCGACGTAGCCGTCACGCTCCTGCCGGCGGCGCATGTAGTCCTGCAGCGTGGTGTAGATCTTCCAGCCGTTCGGGTGCCAGAAGATCTGCCCGGGCGCTTCCGGCTGGAGGTGGAACAGATCCATCTCGCGGCCGAGCTTGCGGTGGTCGCGCTTCGCCGCTTCCTCGAGGAAGTTCAGGTACTTCTTCAGCTCGTCGCGGTTGCGGAAGGCCACGCCGGTGATCCGCTGCAGCATCGGGCGCGAGACGTCGCCGAACCAGTAGGCGCCCGAGACGCCCATCAGCTTGAACGCGTCGGCCGGAAGCTGCGCGGTGTTCTGCAGGTGCGGGCCGCGGCAGAGGTCCTGCCAGTCGCCGTGCCAGTACATGCGGATCGGCGCGCCCTCGGGGATGCGGTCCACCAGCTCGACCTTGTAGCTCTCGCCGCCGTCCTTGTAGAACCGGCGCGCACGCTCGCGATCCCAGATCTCGGTCTTCACCTCGTCCCGGGCGGCGATGATGTCCTTCATCTTCGCCTCGATCTGGCCGAGGTCCTCCGGCGTGAAGGGCTCGGCGCGGTCGAAGTCGTAGAACCAGCCGTGGTCGGTGACCGGGCCGATGGTGACCTTGGTGTCGGGCCAGATCTCCTGCACGGCGCGCGCCATCACGTGCGCGAGGTCGTGGCGGATCAGCTCGAGCGCCTGGTCCTCGTCCTGCATCGTGTGGATCGCGATCGTGCTGTCCGCGTCGATGGGCCATTGCAGGTCCCAGTGCGCGCCGTTCACGGTGGCGGAGATGGCCTTTTTCGAAAGGCTCTTGGAAATGGCTGCGGCCACGTCGGCAGGGGTCACGCCCTTGTCGAACTCGCGCGCATTGCCATCGGGGAATGTCAGGGAAATCTGGCTCACTGGCCTTGTCTCCTCGTCGGTCTGGCGCCCACGGAACGCCCGGTTGCGGGTTATATGTCGTGCCGCCTTGTGGCCTTCGGGGGAAGGGGTGTCAAGCCGCCGGGCGGGAGGGCGTCGCGCCCTAGGGCCGCAGGATCCTCGGGGCGGGGGCTTCGAAGGTCATCCTGCCGCCGCGCATCCCCCAGACCGGGCGCCGTATCTCGGCCATCGCCGCGGCGCGGCTCGCGCAGGGCAGCAGCACCAGATCCGCGGGACCGCCGACCTCGATGCGGTCCTCGACGCCGAGCAGGCGGAAGGGATCGCGGCTCACCATGTCGAAACAGGCGGCCAGTTCCTCGGCCCCGCCAAGCTGCGCGACATTGGCGAATAGGTTCGCCATGCGCGGCAGCGAGCAGTCGCCATAGGGGGTGAAGGGGTTCAGCACGTTGTTCGTCGCCACGGTGCAGCAGACGCCGGCCTCGTGGAAGCGGTGCGCAGGCGCAACGCCGCGCGGCACGGCGTGGTCATGCCCGCGCCCGGTGATGAAGAGGTCCGTCGCGGGCAGCACGGTGAGCGCGATCCCGGCCTCCTTCAGCAGCGCGACGCTCCGCGCCAGCTCGGCGGGGGGCAGCATCGAGAGCTTGGTGACATGGCCGATGGCGACGCGCCCCTGCATCCCGAAGGCGATGGTCTGCCGCGCCACCTCGTCGAGGTGCCGCCAACTGGTGTCGAGGTCGAAGTCGAGGTGGAAGTCGAGGTCCACGTCGAATTCCCGCGCCATGGCGAAAAGGAGGGCGATCTGCCCCTCGGGGTCGGTGTCGGTGTAGGGGCAGCCGCCGAGCAGGTCGGCGCCATCCGCCAGCGCCGCGCGCAGCAGCGCCTCGGTGCCGGGGTAGTTGAGCAGCCCTTCCTGAGGAAAGACGCAGATCTGCAGATCGAGCGCCCATGCGTAGTCGGCCTTCAGCCGCTTCACCGCGTCGAACCCTGCCAGCCCGATCACCGGGTCGATCTCGACCTGCGTGCGGATGAGCGTGGTGCCCTGTCCGATGGCCTGCTCGAGCACCCGCGCGCCGCGGGCATGGACATCCCCGGCGGTGAAATCCTTCTTTGCGGCGGTGACCGCCGCGAGCGCGCCCTTGAGATCGCCGGTCAGGTTCACCGCGCGTTCGAGGATGCAGGCCTTGTCGAGGTGCAGGTGGCTGTCGGCAAAGCCGCGGAAGACCAGCCCTCCGCCCGCGTCGAGCGCCGGGGCATCGGTGGCGAGGTTCGGGGTGACAACAGCGATCCGGCCCTCGGCGATGCCGATGTCGACCGGCGCCGCGCCGTCCTCGAGGCGCGCGCCCCGGATGACCAGATCGAGTGTCATTCTCTGTGCTCCCGCCTGCGTGCGAACTTGCCCGCGCTCTGCCTCCGGCTCTGGATAGGCGCCGCGCAAGCCCCTGTCACGCCGGAATTCCTTGCCCGTTTCCCGCTCCGTGACCGGACGGGACCGGCCTCGCAAGGCTTGGCGCGGGCGAAAGCATGGGCGCTGCACGGCAAGGTGACTCCGGACGCCGCGCGTGCACAAGGAACCCGCAGTCTGCCGGGATTTCCGGCACCTCGCGGACGCCCGCGCAGCGCTTCCCAAGCGCGCCCGAATGCGCCACGCTGCGCGCAGATCGAGAAGGGGGTCCCATGCGCACATTCGACGACATCCTCGGCATCGCCGCCGAGCGCCACGGCGGCCGCGAGGGCGCGCTTGCCGGGATCCCAGTGCCGCTCTCCGCGGACGCGATCGCCGCCCAGCCCGACGCGCGCTTCCTCGCCGCCATGGCGCGGGGCATCCTGCAGGCCGGGATCAGCTGGACCGTTGTCGATGCCAAGTGGCCGGGCATCGAGGAGGCCTTCCACGGCTTCGAACCCGGCCGCGTCGCGATGATCGAGGGGGATGCCTTCGACGCGCTGCTGTCCGACACCCGCGTGATCCGCTCTGGGCCGAAGCTCGCCGCGATCCGGGACAACGCCGTCTTCATCACCGAGGTCGCCGCCGATGCGGGCAGCTTCGCGCGCAGGATCGCCGACTGGCCGGTGACCGAGTTCGACGCGCTGCTCGACTGGCTGAAGACCCGCGGCGCGCGGCTCGGCGGCAATACCGGGGCCTACATGCTGCGCAGCGTGGGCAAGGACGGCTACGTGCTGAGCCGCGACGTGGTAGGGCGGCTGATCGCCGAGGGGGTGATCGACAAGCCCCCGACCTCGCGCAAGGCGATGGCGGCGGTGCAGGGGGCGTTCAACCACTGGGCGGAGGAAAGCGGGCTGCCCTACACCACGATCAGCCGGGTGCTGGCGCGCAGCATCGGCTAGGTGCCGGTTCAGCCGGGCAGCAGCGCCTGCCGCGCCGCGGCCCGCACAGCGCGGGTCAGCGGGGCAAGCGCGCCCGACACCAGCCGGTTCACCTGCCAGGTGAGCGCAAGGTCCTCGGGCTCCTCCGGCAGCATTGCCACCAGCGCGCCCGAGGCGAGCAGGGGCGCGGCGAGGCTCTCGGGGTTGAGGCACCAGCCGAGCCCCAGCCGCGCCGCGTCGAGAAAGCCCTGCGTCGAGGGCAGGCGGTGGCTGGTCGGATGCAGCGCCTTGCCGGTCACCCGCCGCAGCCAGTGGTGCTGCAGCACGTCCTTGCCGTCGAACTGCACCAGCGGCGCGGTGGCGAGCGCCTCGGGCGTCACGCCCCCGGCGAAGTGCCGGGCGTGGAACTCCGGCGCGCAGGTCGCCACGTAGCGCATCCGCCCGAGCGGCACCGCGTCGCAGCCCTGCACCGGCCGGGCGTGATCGGTGATCGCCGCCGAGACCTCGCCCCGCCGCAGCCAGTCGGCCGAGAAGGCCTGATCGTCGAGCACGATCTCGTAGAGCAGGTCGAGCCCCGCCAGCGCGGGCAGGAACCACGTGCCGAGACTGTCGGCATTGACCGCCAGCCGCAGCCGCGCCTGCGGGGCGGGCTGGCCGAGATCGCGCGCCAGCGCCGCCTCGAGCAGCGCCACCTCCGACGCGTGGCGCGCCAGCCGCGCCCCGGCAGGGGTCGCTGTGCAGGGCGCAGCGCGGATCACCAGCGCCGCCCCCGCGCGGTCCTCGAGCGCCTTGATCCGCTGGGAAATCGCCGAGGGGGTGACCGACAGCGCCCGCGCCGCCGCGTCGAAGCTGCCAAGGCGCAGGACGGCGTCGAGCGCCGCGAGCTGGGAAGGATCGTACTGCATTAGCGCATCTTAATCAGGATGAAACTCTTTAACTAGTCTTTCTCTCGCGCCGCGTGATAGCCCGGCCTCCGGACCAAGGAACGGAGACGGACAATGCAGGCAGCGGTGGCGGGATTTGCGCTGGGACTTTCGCTGATCGTGGCGATCGGGGCGCAGAACGTCTTCGTGCTGCGGCAGGGGCTGCGTCGCGAGCACGTGCTGCCGGTGGTGCTGGTCTGCGCGATCTCGGACGCGGTGCTGATCGCCGCCGGGGTGGCGGGTTTCGGCATGCTGGCCGCGCAGCTGCCGGGGCTCGAGACGGTGATGCGCTGGCTCGGCGCGGGGTTCCTCGCCTGGTACGGCGCGCGGGCGCTGCGCTCGGCGGTGCGCGGCGGCGAGGCGCTGCGGGCCGGGGACGCAGCCGGGCAGGTCTCGCTGCGCCGCGCGTTGCTGACCTGCCTCGCGCTCACATGGCTCAACCCGCATGTCTACCTCGACACGGTGATGCTGCTCGGGGCGATCTCGGCGCAATACGACAGCCGGGCGCTCTTCGGCCTCGGCGCGGCGGCGGCCTCGGGGGTCTTCTTCTTCGCGCTCGGATACGGCGCGCGGCTGCTGGGGCCGGTCTTCGCGCGGCCCGTCGCCTGGCGCGTGCTGGACCTCGGGATCGGGCTCACCATGTGGCTCATCGCGGCGAAACTGCTGCTTGGCTGAGCGACGGGCCTTGCACTGGTCGTCAGGGGCGCTACCAAAGCCATCATGAGCACGACGCACGCGAACCCGGTCCGGGGCATCCTCTTCATGGTCGTCACGGGGCTTTGCTTCGTCGGCGTCACGGTGACAGTCAAGATCCTCGGAGGCCGGGTCCCGGCGGCGGAGTCGGCGTTCCTGCGCTACTTCTTCGGCCTCGTCTTCCTGATCCCGGCGTGGAACCAGCTGCGCGCGCTGCGCATGACCCGGCGCCAGTGGAGCCTCTCGGCGGTGCGCGGCGCGGCGCAGACGCTGGGGGTGATCTGCTGGTTCTTCGCCATGTCGCGCATCCCGCTCGCCGAGGTCACGGCAATGAACTACCTCACCCCGATCTACGTGACCGTTCTGGCGGTGTTCGTGCTGCGCGAGCGGCTGGCGATGCGCCGGATCCTCGCCATCGTCGCGGCCCTCGGCGGGGCGCTGCTGATCCTGCGGCCGGGGTTCCGCGAACTCGATCCGGGGCATTTCGCCATGCTCGGCACCTCGCTGATGTTCGCCATCTCCTACCTCATCGCCAAGATCATCACCGACGAGCTCTCGCCCGCGATCGCGCTGGCGCTGCTGTCGATCTCGGTGACGCTGGGGCTGCTGCCCTTCGCGCTGGCGGTCTGGGTCTGGCCGAGCTGGGGCGACGTGGCGATCCTGATGACCACCGCCGCCTTTGCCACCGCCGGGCACTACGCCATGGTGCTCGCCTTCGCCAGCGCGCCGGTCACCGTGACGCAGCCGGTGACCTTCCTGCAGCTGGTCTGGTCGGTCGCGATCGGGGCGCTGTTCTTCGCCGAGCCGGTCGATCCCTTCGTGGTCGGCGGCGGGCTGGTGATCATCGGCTCGGTGCTCTTCATCACGCTGCGCGAGGCGATGCTGAAGCGGCGGGTCACGCCGTCGGGACCCGAGACCAAGTTCTGACCCGGGAGCGGAGGCGGGCACGGGAAACAGATCGTTTCCCGTCCATGAAAAATCCCCGACCGCATCGCATTTCGGCCTCATTCCCGGGCGAGGGTTTCCCCCAGTGAAACAGTTTGACCGGGTGAGTAACCATGTTTGCCAACAACCATCTGACCGAGAACCTCGACGAGATCCGCGCCTTCCTGCTCGATGAGCGCCGCAAGTCGCTGTCCGAGACCGAATGGCGCTTCCGCATGAAGGGCTACGGCTACCAGCTGCGCCGGACCACCGGCGGCGTTGAGGTCTCGCGCCTGCCGCAGAACCGTCTTCTCGGCACGCTCGACGCCTGACCCGTACGGGCGTGGCGCGCGGCGCACGCATTAACAAAGATTAAGCTCCCTGCCTTGCGCTCGCCGTCGGGCGCAGTGAAATTGGCCTGATGATCAGGCTTTGTTCACGCTTTGTAAGCGTTTCATTCATCATCGTTTCCCTTGCGTCACCCTTGGGTGGCCTGGGAGTCCCTTCCGCGAGCGCGGCGCAACCGGTGATCTCCGGCACCCTCCGGGTGATCGACGGCGACACGTTCGACGTGGGCGACGTGCGCGTGCGGCTCTTCGGGGTCGACGCGCCCGAGAAGGACCAGACCTGCCGCGACAAGGCGCGCGCCAACTGGCCTTGCGGCGCCTGGGTGACGCAGGAGGTCCGCAGCCGCTACGAGGGCAAGCGCGCCCGCTGCGAGCGGGTGGACACCGACCGCTACGGCCGCGCCGTGGCGCGCTGCTCGGTCGGCGGGCAGGACATCGGCCGCGCGCTGGTGACCGACGGGCTCGCCTTCGCCTACCGCGACTACTCGATGGATTACGACCTCGACGAGAAGGGCGCCGTGGTGCGCGGCGTCGGGCTGCATGGCGCGCAGGTGCAGCGCCCGGCGGAGTACCGCGCCGAGACCCGCCGCGCCGCCAATGCCGCCGCGCTCGAGGAGGCGCCACAGGGCTGCGTCATCAAGGGCAACATCAACTCCAAGGGCGCGCGCATCTACCACATGCCCGGGCAGCAGCATTACGGGCCCACGCGCATCGACGAGAGCGAGGGCGAGCGCTGGTTCTGCTCCGAGGCCGAGGCCCGCAAGGCCGGTTGGCGCAAGGCGCGCCAATGATCCGCCGCTGACCGCGCGGCAGGTTGATCCGGATCAAGGTGGGGGGCTGCGGCGCATGCCAAGACAAGGGCAAGACACGTAAAAGGAGGCACACGCCATGTCCCACGTTCCGCACGCCCTCGCCGAGGAATTCCCGCAATTCGCCGCGCGCATCTCGGCGCTGAAGCAGCAGGGCGGGCATTTCGCCACGCTGGCCGAGCGCTACTACGAGG
The Salipiger sp. H15 DNA segment above includes these coding regions:
- a CDS encoding ArsC/Spx/MgsR family protein, which codes for MLIYGLKTCDTCRKAQKALPDAEFRDVRADGVPAEVIASALAEFGDKLVNTRSTTWRELDEAERARPAPDLLAAHPTLMKRPLIVDGATMHLGWTKDVEAALVK
- a CDS encoding DNA-3-methyladenine glycosylase I is translated as MRTFDDILGIAAERHGGREGALAGIPVPLSADAIAAQPDARFLAAMARGILQAGISWTVVDAKWPGIEEAFHGFEPGRVAMIEGDAFDALLSDTRVIRSGPKLAAIRDNAVFITEVAADAGSFARRIADWPVTEFDALLDWLKTRGARLGGNTGAYMLRSVGKDGYVLSRDVVGRLIAEGVIDKPPTSRKAMAAVQGAFNHWAEESGLPYTTISRVLARSIG
- a CDS encoding LysE/ArgO family amino acid transporter is translated as MQAAVAGFALGLSLIVAIGAQNVFVLRQGLRREHVLPVVLVCAISDAVLIAAGVAGFGMLAAQLPGLETVMRWLGAGFLAWYGARALRSAVRGGEALRAGDAAGQVSLRRALLTCLALTWLNPHVYLDTVMLLGAISAQYDSRALFGLGAAAASGVFFFALGYGARLLGPVFARPVAWRVLDLGIGLTMWLIAAKLLLG
- a CDS encoding cold-shock protein; the protein is MPNGTVKWFNTTKGYGFIAPEEGGKDVFVHISAVERSGLTGLADNQKVSYELKEGRDGRMMASDLKTI
- a CDS encoding DMT family transporter, translating into MSTTHANPVRGILFMVVTGLCFVGVTVTVKILGGRVPAAESAFLRYFFGLVFLIPAWNQLRALRMTRRQWSLSAVRGAAQTLGVICWFFAMSRIPLAEVTAMNYLTPIYVTVLAVFVLRERLAMRRILAIVAALGGALLILRPGFRELDPGHFAMLGTSLMFAISYLIAKIITDELSPAIALALLSISVTLGLLPFALAVWVWPSWGDVAILMTTAAFATAGHYAMVLAFASAPVTVTQPVTFLQLVWSVAIGALFFAEPVDPFVVGGGLVIIGSVLFITLREAMLKRRVTPSGPETKF
- a CDS encoding amidohydrolase family protein yields the protein MTLDLVIRGARLEDGAAPVDIGIAEGRIAVVTPNLATDAPALDAGGGLVFRGFADSHLHLDKACILERAVNLTGDLKGALAAVTAAKKDFTAGDVHARGARVLEQAIGQGTTLIRTQVEIDPVIGLAGFDAVKRLKADYAWALDLQICVFPQEGLLNYPGTEALLRAALADGADLLGGCPYTDTDPEGQIALLFAMAREFDVDLDFHLDFDLDTSWRHLDEVARQTIAFGMQGRVAIGHVTKLSMLPPAELARSVALLKEAGIALTVLPATDLFITGRGHDHAVPRGVAPAHRFHEAGVCCTVATNNVLNPFTPYGDCSLPRMANLFANVAQLGGAEELAACFDMVSRDPFRLLGVEDRIEVGGPADLVLLPCASRAAAMAEIRRPVWGMRGGRMTFEAPAPRILRP
- a CDS encoding LysR family transcriptional regulator ArgP gives rise to the protein MQYDPSQLAALDAVLRLGSFDAAARALSVTPSAISQRIKALEDRAGAALVIRAAPCTATPAGARLARHASEVALLEAALARDLGQPAPQARLRLAVNADSLGTWFLPALAGLDLLYEIVLDDQAFSADWLRRGEVSAAITDHARPVQGCDAVPLGRMRYVATCAPEFHARHFAGGVTPEALATAPLVQFDGKDVLQHHWLRRVTGKALHPTSHRLPSTQGFLDAARLGLGWCLNPESLAAPLLASGALVAMLPEEPEDLALTWQVNRLVSGALAPLTRAVRAAARQALLPG
- a CDS encoding thermonuclease family protein is translated as MISGTLRVIDGDTFDVGDVRVRLFGVDAPEKDQTCRDKARANWPCGAWVTQEVRSRYEGKRARCERVDTDRYGRAVARCSVGGQDIGRALVTDGLAFAYRDYSMDYDLDEKGAVVRGVGLHGAQVQRPAEYRAETRRAANAAALEEAPQGCVIKGNINSKGARIYHMPGQQHYGPTRIDESEGERWFCSEAEARKAGWRKARQ
- a CDS encoding LysR family transcriptional regulator, with product MHIEFRHLRTIKAIHEAGGLARAADQLNITQSALSHQIKGLEDQAGVELFVRRSKPMKLSAAGLRLLRLADQVLPQVEAAMAEFDGLRKGSVGRLHIAIECHACFEWLFPVLEGFRKSWGEIDVDIRPGLAFDALPALVKEEVDVVISSDPEDLPGVTFTPLFEYHPVFVAAASHPLAGKPWIEAQDFRGETLITYPVDRARLDIFSQLLTPAKVEPAAIRQVELTAVILLLVASNRGVAVLPDWVVREVKYNSDYVTRPLTEAGITRHLYAATRTEDLDKPYMTDLIRLAGQEARRLQAQ
- the metF gene encoding methylenetetrahydrofolate reductase [NAD(P)H]; translated protein: MTRPDISFEFFPPRNIEATFRLWDTVQALSPLGPRFVSVTYGAGGTTRELTRDVVATLHKNSGLKVAAHLTCVDATREETLAIARQFHEAGVSDIVALRGDPPKGASGFTPHPEGFGSSIELIEALRETGDFTIRVGAYPDKHPEAPSATADVEYLKRKFDAGASEALTQFFFEAESFFRFRDACVKAGIDKPIVPGILPIENWKGARRFAEATGTKIPGWVIEAFEKAERDDRQDLLATAMCTELCNELLEGGVDKLHFYTLNRPELTRDVCFALGVTPENKLENVA
- the thrS gene encoding threonine--tRNA ligase, which encodes MSQISLTFPDGNAREFDKGVTPADVAAAISKSLSKKAISATVNGAHWDLQWPIDADSTIAIHTMQDEDQALELIRHDLAHVMARAVQEIWPDTKVTIGPVTDHGWFYDFDRAEPFTPEDLGQIEAKMKDIIAARDEVKTEIWDRERARRFYKDGGESYKVELVDRIPEGAPIRMYWHGDWQDLCRGPHLQNTAQLPADAFKLMGVSGAYWFGDVSRPMLQRITGVAFRNRDELKKYLNFLEEAAKRDHRKLGREMDLFHLQPEAPGQIFWHPNGWKIYTTLQDYMRRRQERDGYVEVNTPQVVDRKLWEKSGHWDNYQENMFIVEVDEEHAREKAINALKPMNCPCHVQVFNQGLKSYRDLPLRMAEFGSCNRYEPSGALHGIMRVRGFTQDDAHIFCTDEQIETETKKFIEFLASIYSDLGFENWTIKLSTRPEKRIGSDESWDRVEAALGDACRAAGYEYEIQEGEGAFYGPKLEFTLTDAIGRDWQCGTLQVDPNLPERLEASYIGQDGEKHRPVMLHRAVLGSFERFIGILIEEHAGKLPFWLAPRQVVVASITSEADDYVLEVVAALKAAGVRAEADTRNEKINYKVREHSVGKVPVILAVGHREVEERTVTVRRLGEKDTAVQSLDEIVAALSSDATAPDLR